Proteins found in one Litorihabitans aurantiacus genomic segment:
- a CDS encoding DNA repair helicase XPB, which produces MPDGPLIVQSDKSLLLEVDHPDAGACRRAIAPFAELERAPEHVHTYRLTPLGLWNARAAGHDAEGVVDTLVRYSRYPVPHALLIDVAETMDRYGRLQILSDPAHGLVLHALDRAVLEEVLRSKRTQGLVGTRLDETSVVVHPSQRGHLKQVLLKLGWPADDLAGYVDGEAHSIDLAEDGWSLRPYQAEAVETFWHGGSGVVVLPCGAGKTIVGAGAMAAAKATTLILVTNTVSARQWRDELVRRTTLTEDEIGEYSGARKEIRPVTIATYQVLTMKRKGAYPHLELLDARDWGLVLYDEVHLLPAPIFRMTADLQARRRLGLTATLVREDGREDEVFSLIGPKRYDAPWKDIEAQGYIAPADCVEVRVSLPETMRMTYATAEPEDRYRLAATAPGKVDVVRSLLARHPEEQTLIIGQYIDQLEELAASLDAPVITGSTTVTQRQKLYDAFRSGEIRVLVVSKVANFSVDLPEAAVAIQVSGAFGSRQEEAQRLGRLLRPKGDGRSAHFYAVVVRDTVDADFAAHRQRFLAEQGYAYRIVDAEDLGALDGAAADGE; this is translated from the coding sequence ATGCCCGACGGCCCTCTGATCGTCCAGTCCGACAAGAGCCTCCTGCTCGAGGTCGACCACCCCGACGCCGGCGCGTGCCGGCGCGCCATCGCCCCCTTCGCGGAGCTGGAGCGCGCGCCCGAGCACGTCCACACCTACCGCCTCACCCCGCTCGGCCTGTGGAACGCGCGCGCCGCGGGCCACGACGCCGAGGGCGTGGTCGACACGCTCGTGCGCTACTCGCGCTACCCCGTGCCGCACGCGCTGCTGATCGACGTCGCCGAGACGATGGACCGCTACGGGCGGCTGCAGATCCTGTCCGACCCCGCGCACGGCCTCGTGCTGCACGCGCTGGACCGCGCCGTGCTGGAGGAGGTGCTGCGCTCGAAGCGGACCCAGGGCCTGGTGGGGACGCGGCTGGACGAGACCTCCGTCGTCGTGCACCCCTCCCAGCGCGGCCATCTCAAGCAGGTGCTGCTGAAGCTCGGCTGGCCCGCGGACGACCTCGCGGGCTACGTGGACGGCGAGGCGCACTCGATCGACCTGGCCGAGGACGGCTGGTCGCTGCGGCCGTACCAGGCCGAGGCGGTGGAGACGTTCTGGCACGGCGGGTCCGGCGTGGTGGTGCTGCCGTGCGGCGCGGGCAAGACGATCGTGGGCGCGGGCGCGATGGCCGCGGCGAAGGCGACGACCCTCATCCTCGTGACCAACACGGTCAGCGCTCGGCAGTGGCGCGACGAGCTCGTGCGGCGCACGACGCTGACCGAGGACGAGATCGGCGAGTACTCGGGCGCGCGCAAGGAGATCCGGCCGGTCACGATCGCGACCTACCAGGTGCTCACGATGAAGCGGAAGGGCGCCTACCCGCACCTCGAGCTGCTGGATGCGCGCGACTGGGGCCTGGTGCTGTACGACGAGGTCCACCTCCTGCCCGCGCCGATCTTCCGGATGACGGCGGACCTGCAGGCGCGCCGTCGGCTCGGCCTGACCGCGACGCTCGTGCGCGAGGACGGCCGCGAGGACGAGGTGTTCTCCCTCATCGGGCCCAAGCGGTACGACGCGCCGTGGAAGGACATCGAGGCGCAGGGCTACATCGCGCCGGCCGACTGCGTGGAGGTGCGGGTCTCGCTGCCCGAGACCATGCGGATGACCTACGCGACGGCGGAGCCCGAGGACCGCTACCGGCTGGCGGCCACGGCCCCGGGCAAGGTGGACGTGGTGCGGTCGCTGCTGGCGCGCCACCCGGAGGAGCAGACGCTGATCATCGGGCAGTACATCGACCAGCTGGAGGAGCTCGCCGCCTCGCTGGACGCGCCGGTGATCACGGGGTCGACGACGGTGACGCAGCGGCAGAAGCTGTACGACGCGTTCCGCTCCGGGGAGATCCGGGTGCTCGTGGTCTCGAAGGTCGCGAACTTCTCGGTCGACCTGCCGGAGGCGGCGGTGGCGATCCAGGTCTCGGGCGCGTTCGGCTCGCGGCAGGAGGAGGCGCAGCGGCTGGGTCGGCTGCTGCGGCCGAAGGGTGACGGGCGGTCGGCGCACTTCTACGCGGTGGTCGTGCGGGACACGGTCGACGCCGACTTCGCCGCCCACCGCCAGCGCTTCCTCGCCGAGCAGGGCTACGCCTACCGGATCGTGGACGCGGAGGACCTGGGGGCGCTGGACGGCGCCGCTGCGGACGGCGAGTGA
- a CDS encoding sensor histidine kinase: MAPARSGVGGVPHLGALGAARRTSVGSRTVPWVVPANISLPTAGGAYIVVFLIFSDHGLAGPHLFAGIAVGVLSCALAFAAPWSRLPEAAPMAVPLLGLLGLGVLTADRLPVALLTVFPVLTLARFHGPLGAVLGVLGGTVVAWMPMVTSREPLTTAQVPSVLLLPIVLVTIAVTISRMQRSRQARSRLLARRDGTLQRTLDDLADERALLEGIVESLPAGVLVLDGQRVVLANAQVERLYGPVDDEAEHPWRMRAARAAAADADGSGAAEAPDGAGEETSLAERAVAGESMTGQTQWWRAADGDRKAVRGTAVTLSAAAGRDPLRVVLFEDLTQEERAIEQREDFVRAVSHELRTPLTSVIGYLEMARDTGGFAADTDALLDVVDRNAQRVLGMVEDLAVASELKTERAAPLLSGGGSGGGGSAGVDLGEVARASVAGVCYAARVAGVSVGHACDGAWPVAGDAERLRLAVDHVVTNAVLYSHHGGSVDVALREGDGEVRLVVTDHGIGISEEDQERVFERFWRSPAVRGGSRHGTGLGLPVAREIVMEHGGRVTMRSRLGEGTQVEIVLPAREAGTVGAGRAA, encoded by the coding sequence GTGGCTCCCGCACGCTCCGGGGTCGGAGGTGTGCCGCACCTCGGCGCCCTCGGGGCGGCGCGGCGCACGAGCGTCGGCTCGCGCACGGTCCCGTGGGTCGTGCCGGCCAACATCAGCCTCCCGACGGCGGGCGGCGCCTACATCGTCGTCTTCCTGATCTTCTCCGACCACGGCCTCGCCGGTCCCCACCTGTTCGCCGGGATCGCGGTCGGGGTGCTCTCGTGCGCCCTCGCGTTCGCGGCGCCGTGGTCACGGCTGCCCGAGGCGGCGCCGATGGCCGTGCCGCTCCTGGGGCTCCTCGGGCTGGGGGTGCTGACGGCCGACCGGCTCCCGGTGGCGCTGCTGACGGTGTTCCCGGTCCTGACGCTGGCACGCTTCCACGGCCCGCTCGGTGCCGTGCTCGGCGTGCTCGGCGGGACGGTGGTGGCGTGGATGCCGATGGTCACGTCGCGCGAGCCGTTGACGACGGCGCAGGTCCCGAGCGTCCTGCTCCTCCCGATCGTGCTGGTCACGATCGCCGTCACGATCTCCCGGATGCAGCGCTCGCGGCAGGCGCGCAGCCGGCTGCTCGCGCGGCGGGACGGCACGCTGCAGCGCACGCTCGACGACCTCGCGGACGAGCGCGCGCTGCTCGAGGGGATCGTCGAGTCGCTCCCGGCCGGGGTGCTGGTCCTGGACGGTCAGCGCGTGGTGCTCGCCAACGCGCAGGTCGAGCGGCTCTACGGCCCGGTCGACGACGAGGCGGAGCACCCCTGGCGCATGCGCGCGGCCCGGGCGGCGGCGGCCGACGCCGACGGATCCGGCGCCGCCGAGGCGCCCGACGGCGCCGGGGAGGAGACCTCCCTCGCGGAGCGCGCCGTGGCGGGGGAGAGCATGACGGGTCAGACGCAGTGGTGGCGAGCCGCCGACGGCGACCGCAAGGCCGTGCGCGGCACGGCGGTCACGCTGTCCGCGGCCGCCGGGCGCGATCCGCTGCGCGTGGTGCTGTTCGAGGACCTCACGCAGGAGGAGCGGGCGATCGAGCAGCGGGAGGACTTCGTGCGGGCCGTCTCCCACGAGCTGCGCACCCCGCTGACGTCCGTCATCGGCTACCTGGAGATGGCACGGGACACGGGCGGGTTCGCGGCGGACACCGACGCGCTGCTCGACGTCGTCGACCGCAACGCGCAGCGCGTGCTGGGCATGGTGGAGGACCTCGCGGTCGCCTCGGAGCTCAAGACCGAGCGGGCGGCGCCGCTGCTGTCCGGTGGCGGGTCCGGCGGCGGGGGCTCGGCCGGCGTCGACCTCGGTGAGGTGGCGCGGGCGAGCGTCGCCGGTGTCTGCTACGCGGCGCGGGTGGCGGGGGTGAGCGTCGGGCACGCGTGCGACGGCGCGTGGCCGGTCGCCGGTGACGCCGAGCGGCTGCGCCTGGCGGTGGACCACGTGGTGACCAACGCCGTCCTCTACTCCCACCACGGCGGGAGCGTGGACGTGGCGCTGCGGGAGGGCGACGGCGAGGTGCGCCTCGTGGTCACCGACCACGGCATCGGGATCAGCGAGGAGGACCAGGAGCGCGTGTTCGAACGGTTCTGGCGCTCGCCCGCGGTCCGCGGCGGGTCGCGGCACGGTACGGGCCTGGGCCTCCCGGTGGCGCGCGAGATCGTGATGGAGCACGGTGGTCGCGTGACGATGCGCAGCAGGCTCGGCGAGGGGACGCAGGTGGAGATCGTGCTGCCCGCACGCGAGGCGGGGACCGTCGGGGCGGGGCGCGCCGCGTGA
- a CDS encoding response regulator transcription factor has protein sequence MTNPTRNVVVVEDDSDVSHLLEMVLRPAGFETHTAANGLEGVELAREVDPVVVTLDISLPDIDGFEVARRIRTFSDAYIIMLTARVDEIDALMGLESGADDYITKPFRPRELRARIEAMLRRPRTTDRSGVEGADTEGGAVGVEGTAARPAPLTPLSAPDQPVHAHDGRGSSLVVDRLARTVTLDDDDVHLTRSEFDILSHLVTVPGRVSSKDDLARMLRHGRESADAPVEQSENRRLDVHMVNLRRKLADDSSNPRWIETVRGVGYRFRQG, from the coding sequence ATGACAAACCCCACCCGTAACGTCGTGGTCGTCGAGGACGACTCCGACGTCAGCCATCTCCTCGAGATGGTGCTCAGACCGGCCGGCTTCGAGACCCACACGGCCGCCAACGGTCTGGAGGGTGTCGAGCTCGCCCGCGAGGTCGACCCCGTCGTGGTGACCCTCGACATCAGCCTGCCGGACATCGACGGCTTCGAGGTCGCCCGCCGCATCCGCACCTTCTCGGACGCGTACATCATCATGCTGACCGCTCGGGTCGACGAGATCGACGCCCTCATGGGCCTCGAGTCCGGCGCCGACGACTACATCACCAAGCCGTTCCGGCCGCGCGAGCTGCGCGCCCGCATCGAGGCCATGCTGCGCCGGCCCCGCACCACCGACCGCTCTGGTGTCGAGGGAGCCGACACCGAGGGCGGCGCCGTCGGCGTCGAGGGCACGGCCGCGCGCCCGGCACCGCTGACACCCCTGTCCGCACCCGACCAGCCGGTGCACGCGCACGACGGGCGCGGCAGCAGCCTGGTCGTCGACCGCCTCGCCCGCACGGTGACGCTGGACGACGACGACGTGCACCTCACCCGCAGCGAGTTCGACATCCTGTCCCACCTCGTGACCGTGCCGGGCCGCGTCTCCTCCAAGGACGACCTCGCCCGCATGCTGCGGCACGGGCGCGAGAGCGCCGACGCCCCGGTCGAGCAGTCGGAGAACCGACGCCTCGACGTCCACATGGTCAACCTGCGCCGCAAGCTCGCCGACGACTCGAGCAACCCGCGCTGGATCGAGACCGTCCGCGGCGTGGGGTACCGCTTCCGCCAGGGCTGA
- a CDS encoding sugar transferase: MSDALAVAASLAIVQTFWLGAAEVRLGWINVDYTLIGCAVGLIWMFFLAVTRSRQPRILAVGVLEYQRVLNATLLAFGTTAILAYLGQVAVSRGYFLLALPLGVVVLLATRWGWRQYLDRARRRRQYVDHALVLGTHADVSNRVAELGRSRAAGLMPVAVCVLDGEERPDAIADRDGRPLPRVPREGLVAGAASAAVDVVVVAGEMASGRDDVRRLGWDLEGTHTELVLASSLVDIAGPRLHLRPVEGLPLVHVTLPQFTGATYVLKRLLDIALSLTAVVVLSPVLLAIALAIRLEDRGPAFFRQVRVGANGAPFTMLKFRSMRVDAEKVLAELQAQDEGAGLLFKMKDDPRVTRVGRVLRKLSLDELPQFLNVLGGSMSVVGPRPPLPSEVAAYEGDVSRRLLIKPGITGLWQVSGRSDLSWEESVRLDLAYVENWSITGDLALIARTVVTVLRREGAY; the protein is encoded by the coding sequence GTGTCGGACGCGCTCGCCGTCGCCGCGTCGCTCGCGATTGTGCAGACCTTCTGGCTCGGCGCCGCCGAGGTCCGCCTCGGCTGGATCAACGTCGACTACACGCTCATCGGCTGCGCCGTCGGCCTGATCTGGATGTTCTTCCTCGCCGTCACCCGCTCGCGGCAGCCGCGCATCCTCGCCGTCGGCGTCCTGGAGTACCAGCGCGTCCTGAACGCCACCCTGCTCGCGTTCGGCACGACGGCGATCCTCGCCTACCTCGGCCAGGTCGCCGTCTCGCGCGGCTACTTCCTCCTCGCGCTGCCGCTCGGCGTCGTCGTCCTCCTGGCCACCCGCTGGGGCTGGCGGCAGTACCTCGACCGCGCGCGCCGCCGCCGCCAGTACGTCGACCATGCGCTCGTGCTCGGCACGCACGCGGACGTCAGCAACCGGGTCGCCGAGCTCGGCCGCAGCCGGGCCGCGGGCCTCATGCCCGTCGCGGTCTGCGTGCTCGACGGCGAGGAGCGCCCCGACGCGATCGCCGACCGCGATGGCCGCCCCCTGCCCCGCGTGCCGCGCGAGGGTCTGGTGGCGGGCGCCGCGTCGGCCGCCGTCGACGTCGTGGTGGTCGCCGGCGAGATGGCGAGCGGTCGGGACGACGTGCGCCGCCTCGGCTGGGACCTCGAGGGCACCCACACGGAGTTGGTGCTCGCCTCGAGCCTCGTCGACATCGCGGGCCCGCGCCTGCACCTGCGCCCCGTGGAGGGGCTGCCGCTCGTGCACGTGACGCTGCCGCAGTTCACGGGCGCGACGTACGTGCTCAAGCGGCTGCTCGACATCGCGCTGAGCCTGACCGCCGTCGTCGTCCTCTCCCCGGTGCTGCTGGCGATCGCGCTCGCGATCCGGCTCGAGGACCGCGGCCCCGCGTTCTTCCGCCAGGTGCGCGTCGGCGCGAACGGTGCGCCGTTCACCATGCTGAAGTTCCGCTCGATGCGCGTGGACGCCGAGAAGGTGCTCGCGGAGCTGCAGGCGCAGGACGAGGGCGCCGGGCTGCTGTTCAAGATGAAGGACGACCCGCGCGTCACGCGCGTGGGGCGCGTGCTGCGCAAGCTCTCGCTGGACGAGCTGCCGCAGTTCCTCAACGTGCTCGGCGGTTCGATGAGCGTGGTCGGACCCCGGCCCCCGCTGCCGAGCGAGGTCGCCGCCTACGAGGGCGACGTCTCGCGCCGCCTCCTGATCAAGCCGGGCATCACGGGGCTGTGGCAGGTGAGCGGCCGCTCCGACCTGAGCTGGGAGGAGAGCGTGCGGCTCGACCTCGCCTACGTCGAGAACTGGTCGATCACGGGGGACCTGGCGCTGATCGCGCGGACCGTGGTCACCGTGCTGCGGCGCGAGGGAGCGTACTGA
- a CDS encoding cold-shock protein: MPTGKIKFFDTDRGFGFIAGDDGSQVFLHASALPPEVTNPKPGSRVDYGVADGRKGPQALSVTLLDPVPTVARTDRRPAEDMVVVVEDLIKLLDRASGALRKGRYPEKDFSSRLASVMRVVADDFDG, from the coding sequence GTGCCCACTGGCAAGATCAAGTTCTTCGACACCGACCGTGGTTTCGGCTTCATCGCCGGTGACGACGGTTCGCAGGTGTTCCTGCACGCGTCGGCACTCCCGCCGGAGGTCACCAACCCCAAGCCCGGTTCGCGCGTGGACTACGGCGTCGCCGACGGCCGCAAGGGCCCGCAGGCGCTCTCGGTCACGCTGCTCGACCCGGTCCCGACCGTGGCGCGCACCGACCGTCGCCCGGCCGAGGACATGGTCGTCGTGGTCGAGGACCTCATCAAGCTGCTCGACCGCGCGTCCGGTGCGCTGCGCAAGGGCCGCTACCCGGAGAAGGATTTCTCCTCGCGCCTCGCCTCCGTGATGCGCGTCGTCGCCGACGACTTCGACGGCTGA
- a CDS encoding helicase-associated domain-containing protein, which yields MLALATLGASAGAAVAAGDVLAAAPAGAAALRPVTTAQVADATGLPSPVVADLLATLAAQALLRPAPAGEPTLRKGSVGDRERLLDTGERLSDAGERLSGPDAGPDADAWLPAVGLAAARPRPAALALTAEAIDPGTTDATAVARLAADLPDPARRILDALTWGPPVGRFTAAPTTTSGAPAAPPAPTAQTTPTPTAPEDENLTLAVEHLLERHLVRRTPDGGVVLPAAVALALREGRTHRDLTPVPPTPPAPVVSPDVVAAESARAALELHRLLAALTDLWGDAPAGALRSGGVGVREIRRTTAALGATEQTTTLLVELAAAAGEIGQAHDDDGALWAPTDAHDGDAPTHRWARLVHVWLHSERAFALVGTRADDGALRSALEPGLERGWAARLRRRVLDALATWPTGSAPDADAVRGVLTWQSPISPPPDWAVTAVLAEADVLGVVAAGALSRSGAALTEGAEVTDLAASIEADLPPAVGEILLQADLTAVVPGRPSPEVAALLEATADVESRGSALTARFTPASLERAVAGGRDAAEILAALTELSRTPVPQALEYAVRDAERRTGGLRAGPAAAYLRGEDAAALAQLVAGAGAELGLRLIAPTVAVTSLPAGRLALALREAGRGVVLEGPTASSSIRATAIAPWPHRLAARAW from the coding sequence GTGCTCGCGCTGGCGACGCTCGGGGCCTCGGCGGGTGCGGCCGTGGCGGCCGGCGACGTGCTCGCGGCGGCGCCCGCGGGTGCGGCGGCGCTGCGGCCCGTCACGACGGCGCAGGTCGCCGACGCGACAGGCCTCCCCTCCCCCGTGGTCGCCGACCTGCTGGCGACCCTCGCCGCCCAGGCCCTGCTCCGCCCGGCCCCCGCGGGCGAGCCCACCCTACGCAAGGGCTCTGTGGGAGACCGCGAGAGACTTCTGGACACCGGCGAGAGACTCTCGGACGCCGGCGAGAGACTTTCCGGGCCGGACGCCGGGCCCGACGCCGACGCCTGGCTCCCCGCCGTCGGCCTCGCCGCGGCCCGCCCGCGCCCCGCCGCCCTCGCCCTCACCGCCGAGGCGATCGACCCCGGCACGACGGACGCGACCGCCGTCGCCCGCCTCGCCGCGGACCTCCCCGACCCGGCCCGCCGCATCCTCGACGCCCTCACCTGGGGCCCGCCGGTCGGCCGCTTCACCGCGGCGCCCACCACCACATCGGGCGCGCCGGCGGCGCCGCCCGCCCCCACCGCGCAGACGACCCCCACCCCCACCGCGCCCGAGGACGAGAACCTCACCCTCGCCGTCGAGCACCTCCTCGAGCGCCACCTCGTGCGCCGCACCCCGGACGGCGGCGTCGTCCTCCCCGCCGCCGTCGCGCTCGCGCTCCGCGAGGGCCGCACCCACCGCGACCTCACCCCCGTCCCTCCCACGCCGCCCGCGCCGGTGGTGAGCCCCGACGTCGTCGCCGCCGAGTCCGCGCGCGCCGCGCTCGAGCTGCACCGCCTGCTCGCCGCCCTCACCGACCTCTGGGGCGACGCGCCCGCGGGCGCGCTGCGCTCGGGCGGCGTCGGCGTGCGCGAGATCCGCCGCACCACCGCCGCGCTCGGCGCCACCGAGCAGACCACCACGCTCCTGGTCGAGCTCGCCGCCGCGGCCGGCGAGATCGGGCAGGCGCACGACGACGACGGCGCCCTCTGGGCCCCCACCGACGCGCACGACGGCGACGCCCCCACCCACCGCTGGGCCCGCCTCGTGCACGTGTGGCTCCACAGCGAGCGCGCCTTCGCGCTGGTCGGGACGCGGGCCGACGACGGCGCCCTGCGCTCCGCCCTCGAGCCCGGCCTCGAGCGGGGCTGGGCCGCGCGCCTGCGCCGCCGCGTGCTCGACGCGCTCGCGACGTGGCCGACCGGGAGCGCCCCCGACGCCGACGCCGTCCGCGGCGTCCTGACCTGGCAGTCCCCGATCTCCCCGCCGCCCGACTGGGCCGTGACCGCGGTGCTGGCCGAGGCGGACGTGCTCGGCGTCGTCGCGGCCGGCGCGCTCAGCCGCTCCGGCGCCGCGCTCACCGAGGGCGCGGAGGTGACCGACCTCGCGGCGAGCATCGAGGCGGACCTGCCGCCCGCCGTCGGCGAGATCCTGCTGCAGGCGGACCTCACCGCCGTCGTGCCGGGGCGGCCCTCGCCCGAGGTGGCGGCGCTGCTGGAGGCGACGGCCGACGTCGAGTCGCGCGGTTCGGCGCTGACGGCGCGGTTCACGCCGGCGTCGCTGGAGCGCGCGGTGGCCGGCGGGCGCGACGCCGCGGAGATCCTCGCGGCGCTGACCGAGCTCAGCCGGACGCCCGTCCCGCAGGCCCTCGAGTACGCCGTGCGCGACGCCGAGCGCCGCACCGGTGGGCTGCGCGCCGGGCCCGCTGCGGCCTACCTGCGGGGCGAAGACGCCGCCGCGCTCGCCCAGCTCGTCGCCGGCGCCGGGGCGGAGCTCGGGCTGCGCCTCATCGCCCCGACCGTCGCGGTCACGTCGCTGCCCGCCGGGCGGCTCGCGCTCGCGCTGCGCGAGGCCGGGCGAGGGGTGGTCCTGGAGGGCCCGACGGCGTCGTCGTCGATCCGCGCGACGGCGATCGCACCGTGGCCGCACCGCCTCGCCGCCCGCGCGTGGTGA
- a CDS encoding DUF3027 domain-containing protein gives MATATSTAEPRARRTAKPRKDAVLAAAVEQARAAAEETSGLGEVGEHLGYTDDGERLGSHRFATTAPGYRGWHWTVTVARVSRAKVATVCEVELLPGDEALLAPAWVPYSERLEPADVGPNDVLPEGATDDRVVPGYAPVDGGEGDGVDLATDPRAIVELGAWRTEVPSRATLIAAAERWEGRLPERGRSFATDPNAFVVPLTGVLGQVYGVCVNEFSPDDGRIVRLDQVSDVPAQREAVPSAWPDAAPVIDEISLDTIELPERGTTA, from the coding sequence ATGGCGACCGCGACGTCGACGGCGGAGCCCCGCGCCCGCCGCACCGCGAAGCCGCGCAAGGACGCGGTCCTGGCCGCCGCCGTCGAGCAGGCGCGCGCCGCCGCGGAGGAGACCTCGGGCCTCGGCGAGGTCGGCGAGCACCTCGGCTACACGGACGACGGCGAGCGCCTCGGCAGCCACCGCTTCGCCACCACGGCGCCGGGGTACCGGGGGTGGCACTGGACCGTCACGGTCGCGCGCGTCTCCCGGGCCAAGGTCGCGACGGTGTGCGAGGTCGAGCTGCTGCCGGGCGACGAGGCGCTGCTCGCCCCGGCGTGGGTGCCGTACTCCGAGCGGCTCGAGCCGGCCGACGTCGGCCCGAACGACGTGCTCCCCGAGGGGGCGACCGACGACCGCGTGGTCCCGGGTTACGCGCCGGTCGACGGCGGGGAGGGCGACGGCGTCGACCTCGCCACCGATCCGCGCGCGATCGTCGAGCTGGGCGCGTGGCGCACCGAGGTGCCGAGCCGCGCGACGCTCATCGCGGCGGCCGAGCGCTGGGAGGGGCGGCTGCCGGAGCGCGGTCGGTCGTTCGCGACGGACCCGAACGCGTTCGTGGTGCCGCTGACCGGTGTGCTGGGGCAGGTCTACGGCGTGTGCGTGAACGAGTTCTCGCCCGACGACGGCCGCATCGTCCGTCTCGACCAGGTCTCGGACGTGCCGGCGCAGCGCGAGGCGGTGCCCTCGGCGTGGCCGGACGCGGCGCCCGTGATCGACGAGATCAGCCTCGACACCATCGAGCTCCCCGAGCGCGGGACCACCGCCTGA
- a CDS encoding GGDEF domain-containing protein — protein MAAFLGMGLGSLGHLIEVESPQPAWVGVAADGAVVAAVGAVWSAVRAHSGRPPMLWLPAVTGAAVSALGPLAADVAERSRETVTGVELLHAGAGLWALAAAWAVLRGPMLRYFGGVVIALALGSLGVGLVVRLVLAFATDGEGVVAGRILAPGTAALAIALALAAAGIGGILLRSGESGAMRPSDVVFDPALGVRTHAGLAVRGAELLQSARDRGHDVVVAVVDLTEQRTLAEAFGARTVEAARSLVAAVLLDLVPRGGAVGLGGEASQQFVVLLPDHDLARAERWARDVRRAVRASRVEVDGEDLRLTVATGLAAGDGDLDALAARARVNVGAEVARGR, from the coding sequence GTGGCCGCCTTCCTCGGCATGGGGCTGGGGTCGCTCGGCCATCTCATCGAGGTCGAGAGCCCGCAGCCGGCGTGGGTCGGCGTCGCTGCCGACGGCGCGGTCGTCGCGGCGGTCGGCGCCGTCTGGTCGGCGGTGCGGGCCCACTCGGGCAGACCCCCGATGCTGTGGCTCCCGGCGGTCACCGGCGCGGCCGTCTCGGCGCTGGGGCCGCTCGCGGCGGACGTCGCCGAGCGCTCGCGCGAGACCGTCACCGGGGTCGAGCTGCTGCACGCCGGCGCGGGCCTGTGGGCGCTGGCCGCGGCCTGGGCGGTGCTGCGCGGCCCGATGCTGCGCTACTTCGGCGGGGTGGTGATCGCGCTCGCGCTCGGCAGTCTCGGGGTCGGGCTGGTGGTCCGCCTGGTGCTGGCGTTCGCGACGGACGGCGAGGGCGTGGTCGCGGGCCGGATCCTGGCGCCCGGGACGGCCGCGCTCGCGATCGCGCTCGCGCTCGCGGCGGCCGGGATCGGCGGCATCCTGCTGCGTTCGGGCGAGAGCGGGGCGATGCGGCCGTCCGACGTGGTGTTCGACCCGGCCCTGGGCGTGCGCACCCACGCGGGTCTGGCGGTGCGGGGAGCCGAGCTGCTGCAGTCGGCGCGCGACCGTGGCCACGACGTCGTGGTCGCCGTGGTGGACCTGACCGAGCAGCGCACGCTCGCGGAGGCGTTCGGGGCGAGGACGGTCGAGGCCGCGCGCTCGCTCGTGGCGGCCGTGCTGCTCGACCTCGTCCCGCGCGGCGGGGCGGTGGGTCTCGGTGGGGAGGCGTCGCAGCAGTTCGTGGTGCTGCTCCCGGACCACGACCTCGCGCGCGCCGAGCGGTGGGCGAGGGACGTGCGGCGCGCGGTGCGTGCCTCGCGCGTGGAGGTCGACGGGGAGGACCTGCGGCTCACGGTCGCGACCGGTCTCGCGGCGGGCGACGGCGATCTCGACGCGCTCGCGGCGCGCGCGAGGGTGAATGTCGGCGCGGAGGTCGCCCGCGGCCGCTGA